TGATTGCcgattcatattttattcttttaTATTATGCAGCTTCCTCTGTGTACTGTTGGGATAAATTCCATGAACTATGTATCTTGTTTAAATGGCTAGGATTTGAGATTGTTTGAATCCATCATGACACAATGTTCTGACCATCAACTAGGGTGCTCAATGCGCAATACATAGCTTTTGGTTGTCACCATTAGGACACAGAAGTACTAGATTTTGAGGTTTTTAATAGCTCAAATATGCCAACTGCAGAGCAACATGGCAGTTACAATGGTTCCATGTCCTAATTAGTTATTTTATTTCGTCTTGCAGGCGTATTATCTTGGAGGTTGCTTCTTATTTTTACTATAGATCAAGTTTCTTTGTTTCCTTTCTAGCTACCTCTGCTGCATTTGTTTTATATATCCTATATGCTTTAAATATCCTATACGCTGTCATGATCCTTGCTTCAGTGATCATGTTGATTTTCCAGATTTGGTCGGGTGTTGTGTTTTTTTTGGCCCTTGTGCGCTTTGATCGATGTGCTCTGGCTCTGTGACTGATGATGCACAGGCAATGGCGGGGGGCTGGCACGAGAGGAAGGATGGGAATCAGCTACTTGCATTCGCATGGAGGAGGCAATGTCGACGCGATGGCACAGCAGAGGAGGCTGGGCTCGTTGTGGAGCTTCTTGAGGCAGCAGGACGTCGGCGAGAGCATCGCTGCCGGCAACGGCTCGAGTGACCTCTTGAGGATCTTCTCCATGAGCACCTGTGACGACACCAACTCCAACATCATCTTCTCAGCGCCCGGCAGCAAGAAGGCCGAGGTGCTCGGCGACAGCGATGTCGGCATGGTCACCAGCTTCAGCAACATCGACTCCCAGGTAGGACAAACATCACATATATGCACTTCACATCCATCCAGACTCTCCCGCCTGCCAATTGTTTAATGCTACACTTCTACTAACACCTTGGTCCAGATTCGGTTAGCCCTCTCGAGCTGGACATGCCCAGCATGGACGACTACCTGCAGCTGCAGCAGGACTCCGCCGACTGCAGAGTCCACGCCAAGCGTGGCTGCACCACTGACCCGCAGAGCATCGCTTGGGAGggttagttagtttcctgcaacATTTTCGGTATTCGTCTTGGTGTCGGATGTTTATACTGAACATTTTTCTTGCTTATGCTGTTTAGGAAAGAAGAACAAGGATCAATAAGAGGCTAAGGAGGCTGCAAGACCTCATTCCCTACATGGACAAGGTCACAAGGTAACTAAATCAGCTGAATTGATGCACACTGTCAATTATGTTACGACATAGAGCTGCAATTTTCACTAGGAATTACAGAAAATTGT
The sequence above is a segment of the Aegilops tauschii subsp. strangulata cultivar AL8/78 chromosome 6, Aet v6.0, whole genome shotgun sequence genome. Coding sequences within it:
- the LOC109761925 gene encoding uncharacterized protein isoform X2, coding for MAAQTGVLSWRQWRGAGTRGRMGISYLHSHGGGNVDAMAQQRRLGSLWSFLRQQDVGESIAAGNGSSDLLRIFSMSTCDDTNSNIIFSAPGSKKAEVLGDSDVGMVTSFSNIDSQIRLALSSWTCPAWTTTCSCSRTPPTAESTPSVAAPLTRRASLGRERRTRINKRLRRLQDLIPYMDKVTRPIHIQEICDQLPQGPASSTQDILCPKPYRIMPSLISAVGMTASNFSLQY
- the LOC109761925 gene encoding uncharacterized protein isoform X3, encoding MGISYLHSHGGGNVDAMAQQRRLGSLWSFLRQQDVGESIAAGNGSSDLLRIFSMSTCDDTNSNIIFSAPGSKKAEVLGDSDVGMVTSFSNIDSQIRLALSSWTCPAWTTTCSCSRTPPTAESTPSVAAPLTRRASLGRERRTRINKRLRRLQDLIPYMDKVTRPIHIQEICDQLPQGPASSTQDILCPKPYRIMPSLISAVGMTASNFSLQY
- the LOC109761925 gene encoding uncharacterized protein isoform X1 codes for the protein MEFCIVLIVHPLYFWLSRLADCSLIIDSSMAAQTGVLSWRQWRGAGTRGRMGISYLHSHGGGNVDAMAQQRRLGSLWSFLRQQDVGESIAAGNGSSDLLRIFSMSTCDDTNSNIIFSAPGSKKAEVLGDSDVGMVTSFSNIDSQIRLALSSWTCPAWTTTCSCSRTPPTAESTPSVAAPLTRRASLGRERRTRINKRLRRLQDLIPYMDKVTRPIHIQEICDQLPQGPASSTQDILCPKPYRIMPSLISAVGMTASNFSLQY